One Mycolicibacterium pulveris genomic region harbors:
- a CDS encoding IspD/TarI family cytidylyltransferase, whose protein sequence is MKLSAIVPLPISVAQNTASAFLPLAGQSPLVRIVRAMLDAVTEPARVVVAAAEPLVADVRAALADSATVAVAVADTPGARLQCLRAGLEHLERQSVSTTHVLVGDICQPLVSAELCERVVAGLTDGVVVPTLPVTDSVKAVDASGSVIATVDRSTLAAAQYPRGFAVGPLASLLSRPASEDFDEIAEALRAGLPITVVAGDPDGYRAALPGDAPFFEAVIASRHRDRN, encoded by the coding sequence GTGAAGCTCTCGGCGATTGTGCCGCTGCCGATTTCGGTCGCGCAGAACACGGCGTCGGCTTTCCTCCCGCTGGCCGGACAGTCCCCACTGGTGCGGATCGTGCGCGCGATGCTCGACGCGGTCACCGAGCCTGCCCGCGTCGTCGTCGCGGCCGCCGAACCGCTTGTCGCCGACGTGCGCGCGGCCCTTGCCGACAGCGCCACTGTGGCGGTCGCGGTAGCCGACACACCCGGTGCCCGGCTCCAGTGCCTGAGGGCAGGATTGGAACATCTTGAGCGCCAATCCGTATCGACGACGCATGTGCTGGTCGGCGACATCTGTCAACCGCTGGTTTCCGCGGAGCTGTGTGAGCGGGTGGTCGCCGGGTTGACCGACGGGGTCGTGGTGCCGACGCTTCCGGTCACCGACAGCGTCAAAGCCGTCGATGCGAGCGGATCGGTGATCGCCACCGTGGATCGGTCCACGCTGGCCGCCGCGCAGTATCCGCGGGGCTTCGCCGTCGGTCCCCTGGCGTCGTTGCTGTCGCGGCCCGCCTCAGAGGACTTCGACGAGATCGCCGAGGCCCTTCGCGCCGGGCTGCCGATCACCGTCGTCGCCGGGGACCCAGACGGCTATCGCGCCGCGTTACCCGGCGATGCGCCGTTTTTCGAGGCGGTCATCGCGAGCCGGCACCGGGATCGGAACTGA
- a CDS encoding IspD/TarI family cytidylyltransferase — translation MPVSSTPYAVGVVLAAGLGSRVGADGNKAYLRVADRAMAAWSLDTLTQLTDVARVVLVYRQGERRLAEDTVSRELPTATVEFVEGGDSRHASEFNVLRYLAADIESGAIDVVLIHDAARPVAGADMFVTAVSVARQYGGAIPALPLPDVVNADDRIESPRHTATLVRVQTPQAFRAAPLLQAFRHADRERFEGTDTSSCVEAFTDLEVRTFPGEQLNIKVTYARDIAVAERLLADRVSSDPGAGSR, via the coding sequence ATGCCTGTGTCCTCAACGCCGTACGCCGTGGGGGTGGTGTTGGCGGCGGGCCTGGGGTCACGGGTCGGCGCCGACGGCAACAAGGCCTATCTGCGCGTGGCAGATCGCGCCATGGCAGCCTGGTCGTTGGACACGTTGACCCAGCTGACAGACGTCGCGCGGGTGGTGCTGGTCTACCGGCAAGGTGAGCGCCGGCTGGCCGAGGACACCGTGAGCCGTGAACTGCCCACGGCCACAGTCGAGTTCGTCGAGGGCGGGGACAGCCGCCATGCCTCCGAGTTCAACGTGTTGCGGTACCTGGCCGCCGACATCGAATCCGGGGCGATCGACGTGGTGCTGATCCACGACGCCGCCCGCCCGGTGGCCGGAGCCGACATGTTCGTCACCGCGGTGTCGGTGGCCCGCCAGTACGGTGGCGCGATCCCGGCGCTGCCCCTGCCCGATGTGGTGAATGCGGACGACCGAATCGAGTCGCCGAGACATACCGCGACGCTGGTTCGGGTCCAGACGCCGCAGGCGTTTCGGGCCGCTCCGCTGCTGCAGGCGTTCCGGCACGCCGACCGTGAGCGCTTCGAGGGCACCGACACGTCGTCGTGTGTCGAGGCGTTCACCGATCTGGAGGTCCGCACCTTCCCCGGCGAACAGCTCAACATCAAGGTGACCTACGCCCGCGACATCGCCGTCGCCGAACGCCTGCTCGCGGACCGGGTCAGTTCCGATCCCGGTGCCGGCTCGCGATGA
- a CDS encoding ChaB family protein — protein sequence MPKTTKSGSARKSELPSTLQKSDAKAQRTFAKAHDAAVKQYGEGQRAHRVAYDALKHSYEKVGDHWEPKSKKGPSDQRARSGGPNPKGKSAEGVDANASKRHLVEVARRLDISGRSTMNKDELVSAIKKANRRATARNR from the coding sequence ATGCCGAAGACGACGAAGAGCGGAAGCGCTCGCAAGAGCGAGTTGCCGAGCACGCTGCAGAAGTCGGACGCCAAGGCGCAACGGACGTTCGCCAAGGCGCACGACGCCGCGGTCAAGCAGTACGGCGAAGGCCAACGCGCCCACCGCGTCGCCTACGACGCCCTCAAACACAGCTACGAAAAAGTCGGCGACCATTGGGAGCCGAAATCCAAGAAGGGGCCCTCGGACCAGCGGGCGCGCAGCGGCGGGCCGAACCCGAAAGGAAAGTCCGCCGAAGGTGTGGACGCGAACGCCTCGAAGAGGCATCTCGTGGAAGTTGCACGGCGCCTTGATATTTCGGGTCGCTCCACCATGAACAAGGATGAATTGGTTTCCGCGATCAAGAAGGCCAACCGTCGCGCCACCGCGCGTAACCGTTAG